One Alteromonas sp. KC3 DNA segment encodes these proteins:
- a CDS encoding NAD(P)/FAD-dependent oxidoreductase yields MIKRDVIIIGAGAAGLFCAAQAGARGRSVEVLDHAKKVGRKILMSGGGRCNFTNMYASPENFLSQNPHFCKSALSRYTQWDFIGLVAEHGIAYHEKTLGQLFCDDSAKDIVDLLLNECTKAGVTITTRCEILSVEKSESGYLLSTSNGDYQCESLVIATGGLSMPKLGATPFGYKIAEQFGLNVLPTRAALVPFTLHDKDKDTLAELSGIAVDVYASCNDTTFKEAMLFTHRGLSGPAMLQISSYWEAGDTLSINTLPNEDTHALINAAREKTPDALLATCLSKVFPKRMVQSFIEYNEWRNVPVKQLTHGECDAIANTLENWQIKPNGTEGYRTAEVTIGGVDTNELSSKTMMAKNVDGLYFIGEVVDVTGWLGGFNFQWAWSSGWAAGQVV; encoded by the coding sequence GTGATAAAACGCGACGTTATAATTATTGGTGCAGGGGCTGCAGGGCTTTTTTGTGCCGCTCAAGCAGGGGCTCGCGGCCGCAGCGTTGAAGTGCTCGATCATGCCAAGAAGGTGGGGCGAAAAATTCTGATGTCTGGCGGGGGGCGTTGCAATTTCACCAATATGTACGCAAGCCCTGAAAACTTTCTTTCCCAAAATCCCCATTTTTGTAAGTCAGCCCTTAGCCGCTATACCCAGTGGGATTTTATCGGTCTCGTTGCCGAGCACGGAATCGCCTATCATGAAAAAACACTGGGCCAATTATTTTGCGACGATAGCGCCAAAGACATTGTTGATTTATTACTGAATGAATGCACTAAGGCGGGGGTGACAATTACCACTCGTTGCGAAATATTGTCGGTTGAAAAAAGTGAAAGTGGGTACTTACTGTCTACGTCAAACGGCGATTATCAGTGTGAATCATTAGTTATTGCCACAGGTGGTTTGAGCATGCCCAAACTCGGGGCAACGCCATTTGGATATAAAATTGCCGAACAATTTGGTTTGAATGTGCTGCCTACACGTGCTGCGCTAGTGCCCTTTACCTTGCACGATAAAGACAAAGATACATTGGCTGAGCTAAGTGGTATAGCGGTCGATGTGTACGCAAGCTGCAACGATACCACGTTCAAAGAGGCTATGTTATTTACTCATCGGGGCCTAAGCGGCCCAGCAATGCTGCAAATTTCTAGCTATTGGGAAGCGGGCGATACATTAAGTATTAATACACTGCCCAATGAGGACACTCACGCGTTGATTAACGCCGCGCGGGAAAAAACACCCGATGCACTGCTTGCCACGTGTTTAAGTAAAGTGTTTCCAAAGCGAATGGTACAGAGCTTTATTGAATACAACGAATGGCGCAACGTACCTGTTAAGCAACTCACTCACGGTGAGTGTGACGCCATAGCAAATACACTTGAAAATTGGCAAATAAAACCTAACGGCACAGAAGGTTATCGCACTGCAGAGGTAACCATTGGCGGGGTTGATACCAATGAATTGTCATCAAAAACCATGATGGCGAAGAACGTAGACGGCCTTTATTTCATTGGTGAAGTTGTTGATGTTACAGGCTGGCTTGGAGGCTTTAACTTCCAGTGGGCATGGAGCAGTGGTTGGGCTGCAGGGCAGGTGGTGTAA
- a CDS encoding ABC transporter permease, whose translation MTNWPKSYPLALLIALMALLPVGVLFSLAQDSAQLFDTHNLRVLGNTLSLVVLTIIGAVLIGVPLAFFTAYVHMPFKRFWLILLAAPLALPSYIGAFAMYFSFGRGGEIENVLGITTPPISGLWGSALVMSLYTYPFVMMTTRASLLSLDASLVNAARTLGLSLTASLWRVVLPRVVNSVAAGALLAALYALSDFGTPAIMGLDTFTRVIFVEYNAFGLSQAAMLSLQLMVIVGLILFVESRIGGAKERPGKHLMLFPARWQYSTMLLAAFPVVFMAIVLPLAVFILWLVREGTGGFELSYAWNSAHASFIAALVAVLLAIPVANAAIAGKAGRFMERITYFGFGVPGIVMGTALVYVGLQLPALYQTLSLLVMAYVLRFIPLAVGSVRTTSENIDSGLVKAARVLGASPREAFMRITLPLTLRGMIAGAALVFLEAMRELPATLMLGPTGFETLATYMWRVYEAGYFGRAAVPGLLLVLLSGVGLVLMLSGERKAQFTVTEEERS comes from the coding sequence GTGACAAATTGGCCAAAGTCGTATCCACTGGCATTATTAATAGCGCTGATGGCTTTACTGCCCGTCGGCGTTTTGTTTTCTCTTGCCCAAGATAGCGCGCAACTGTTCGATACCCACAACTTACGCGTATTGGGCAATACCCTTTCTTTAGTTGTATTAACCATTATTGGGGCTGTGTTAATTGGCGTGCCCCTCGCGTTTTTTACCGCTTATGTCCACATGCCATTTAAACGGTTTTGGCTGATTTTGCTGGCAGCGCCACTCGCCTTACCGAGTTATATTGGTGCATTTGCGATGTATTTTTCTTTCGGGCGCGGCGGTGAAATAGAAAATGTTTTGGGCATAACTACACCCCCTATCAGTGGATTGTGGGGCTCTGCCTTGGTGATGAGTTTATACACCTACCCCTTCGTAATGATGACGACGCGTGCAAGCTTACTGAGCCTTGATGCTAGTTTAGTGAACGCGGCGCGCACATTGGGATTGTCCCTGACAGCGAGCCTATGGCGCGTGGTACTGCCGCGCGTAGTTAATAGTGTGGCCGCTGGGGCACTACTTGCGGCATTGTATGCACTTTCAGATTTTGGTACGCCAGCCATTATGGGCTTAGATACTTTTACCCGAGTTATCTTTGTTGAGTACAACGCATTTGGTCTTAGCCAAGCTGCCATGCTCAGTCTTCAGTTAATGGTGATCGTGGGTCTTATTTTATTTGTTGAAAGCCGTATTGGTGGTGCAAAAGAACGCCCCGGTAAGCATTTGATGTTATTTCCAGCCCGCTGGCAGTACAGCACAATGCTACTTGCTGCTTTTCCCGTGGTTTTCATGGCCATTGTCTTGCCACTTGCCGTGTTCATTTTATGGCTAGTGCGCGAGGGTACAGGGGGCTTTGAGCTTAGTTATGCGTGGAATTCTGCGCATGCTTCATTTATTGCTGCGCTTGTGGCAGTGCTATTAGCAATCCCTGTTGCGAATGCCGCGATTGCAGGCAAAGCTGGACGCTTTATGGAGCGTATTACCTACTTTGGTTTTGGTGTTCCAGGTATCGTAATGGGCACGGCCCTTGTGTATGTTGGCCTTCAATTGCCCGCGCTATACCAAACCTTGAGTTTGCTAGTAATGGCTTATGTACTGCGTTTTATCCCTCTTGCGGTGGGCAGTGTCAGAACCACATCTGAAAATATCGACTCGGGTTTAGTTAAAGCGGCGCGCGTGTTAGGTGCAAGCCCCCGCGAGGCGTTTATGCGTATTACGCTTCCTCTCACGCTTCGTGGTATGATTGCAGGTGCGGCATTGGTATTTTTAGAAGCCATGCGCGAGCTACCAGCCACACTGATGCTTGGACCAACGGGTTTTGAAACGCTGGCCACCTACATGTGGCGTGTTTATGAAGCCGGCTATTTTGGCCGTGCTGCCGTACCTGGGTTGTTGCTTGTGTTGCTGTCAGGTGTAGGGCTTGTCCTTATGCTATCAGGCGAGCGCAAAGCGCAATTTACCGTTACTGAGGAAGAACGTTCGTAA
- a CDS encoding ABC transporter ATP-binding protein: MLSVSNLSVNYGSTRVVDKLNVELGQDEILMLVGPTGCGKTTILQALAGLIPISEGSMRLGSWESTANKHVPPEKRNVGMVFQDFALFPHLTVQQNVCFRLKDTALADHWLNLLGLDAFRDAKPARLSGGQKQRVALARTLAHEPAFVLLDEPLSNLDAALKDSLRWEIRDALKKAGVPAIWVTHDQDEALSVGDRVGILNKGVLEQLDTPEACYSMPASRFVARFMGEASFLKATFNNSANNPDNVVITDIGNVPGTPLQGANGNVDLLVRPDDLSLSATHPQPNGIVDWVRYEGESRLYAVTLDNGSQLKVRVSHENAIKPGTRAHMALITTHPLAVFPRD; this comes from the coding sequence ATGCTAAGTGTAAGTAATTTGTCAGTGAATTATGGGTCTACCCGCGTAGTCGACAAGTTAAATGTAGAACTTGGGCAAGACGAAATTCTGATGTTAGTGGGACCGACAGGATGTGGCAAAACTACCATTCTTCAAGCATTAGCAGGGCTTATTCCAATTTCAGAGGGCAGCATGCGCCTTGGGAGTTGGGAAAGTACGGCAAATAAACACGTACCACCAGAAAAACGTAATGTGGGAATGGTGTTTCAAGACTTTGCACTGTTTCCACACTTAACGGTTCAACAAAACGTCTGCTTTCGTTTAAAAGACACAGCATTGGCCGACCACTGGCTGAACCTACTTGGATTAGACGCTTTTCGCGATGCCAAGCCTGCTCGTCTTTCTGGCGGTCAAAAACAACGGGTTGCATTGGCGCGAACGCTGGCGCATGAACCCGCTTTTGTATTATTAGACGAACCTCTTTCTAACCTAGATGCAGCGCTTAAAGACAGTCTGCGTTGGGAAATCCGCGATGCGCTTAAAAAAGCCGGTGTCCCCGCTATTTGGGTCACCCACGATCAGGACGAAGCGCTGAGCGTTGGCGACCGCGTGGGTATTTTGAATAAAGGGGTACTGGAGCAACTTGATACACCTGAAGCCTGCTATTCCATGCCTGCTAGTCGTTTTGTTGCACGCTTTATGGGGGAAGCCAGCTTTCTAAAGGCCACTTTCAATAACAGCGCAAATAATCCCGACAATGTGGTTATTACCGATATCGGCAATGTGCCTGGGACACCGCTTCAAGGTGCAAATGGCAATGTTGACTTGTTGGTACGCCCTGATGATCTAAGCTTAAGTGCAACGCACCCACAACCCAATGGGATTGTTGATTGGGTGCGCTATGAAGGCGAAAGCCGTTTATATGCGGTAACGCTAGATAATGGTAGTCAGCTTAAGGTTCGAGTTAGCCACGAAAATGCGATTAAGCCCGGTACTCGTGCGCACATGGCACTTATTACTACACACCCACTGGCTGTATTTCCTCGAGACTAA